In Chanodichthys erythropterus isolate Z2021 chromosome 9, ASM2448905v1, whole genome shotgun sequence, a genomic segment contains:
- the LOC137027349 gene encoding fibroblast growth factor receptor 1-A-like isoform X1, translating into MMMMMMIMMMKTMLLLLISLLLTQSLQSPGRPATQDEDGLDFSKNDDEAMAPYWTHPEKMKKLYTVQTSYNVMFYCQAKGNPTPTLKWLKNGKEFTRKGAFGVLVHMWIVIMTSVGPSDKGNYTCLAENKYGSINHTYQLDIVERSPDRPILQAGFPANRTAVVGSDVEFECKAYSSDLLIQIHWLKHIEVNGSRVDTGGSRVRILKTAGVNTTVKEMEVLQIRNVSLEDAGEYTCLAGNSIDVSRQSAWLTVYEVPSAQDMIPASSSSPAGLVLCLSSVLLPALLLVFSPSW; encoded by the exons atgatgatgatgatgatgataatgatgatgaagaccatgctgctgctgctgatctCATTACTCCTAACTCAGTCTCTTCAGTCCCCGGGCAGACCAGCCACCCAAGATGAAG ATGGATTGGATTTCTCAAAAAATGATGATGAAG CAATGGCGCCCTACTGGACTCATCCTGAGAAGATGAAGAAGCTATACACGGTTCAAACCAGTTATAATGTAATGTTCTATTGCCAGGCCAAAGGTAACCCTACACCAACGCTCAAGTGGCTCAAGAACGGCAAAGAGTTTACGCGAAAAGGAGCTTTTGGG GTTCTAGTGCACATGTGGATCGTCATAATGACGTCGGTGGGACCATCAGACAAAGGCAACTACACCTGCCTGGCGGAAAACAAATATGGCAGCATCAATCACACCTACCAGCTCGATATAGTTG AGCGTTCACCGGACAGGCCAATCCTTCAGGCCGGGTTTCCTGCTAACCGTACAGCAGTGGTGGGTAGTGACGTGGAGTTTGAGTGTAAAGCCTACAGCAGCGATCTTCTGATTCAGATTCACTGGCTGAAACACATCGAGGTGAACGGCAGCAGAGTAGACACTGGTGGATCACGTGTTCGGATCTTGAAG ACGGCAGGCGTCAACACCACAGTTAAGGAGATGGAGGTACTTCAGATCAGGAATGTGTCTTTAGAGGATGCTGGAGAGTACACCTGCTTGGCTGGGAACTCTATCGACGTCTCCCGCCAGTCTGCGTGGTTGACTGTCTATGAAG TGCCCAGTGCCCAGGACATGATTCCAGCATCATCCTCCAGTCCAGCTGGGCTGGTCCTATGCTTGTCTTCTGTACTGTTACCTGCCCTGTTACTGGTGTTTTCCCCCTCATGGTAG
- the LOC137027349 gene encoding fibroblast growth factor receptor 1-A-like isoform X2: MMMMMMIMMMKTMLLLLISLLLTQSLQSPGRPATQDEAMAPYWTHPEKMKKLYTVQTSYNVMFYCQAKGNPTPTLKWLKNGKEFTRKGAFGVLVHMWIVIMTSVGPSDKGNYTCLAENKYGSINHTYQLDIVERSPDRPILQAGFPANRTAVVGSDVEFECKAYSSDLLIQIHWLKHIEVNGSRVDTGGSRVRILKTAGVNTTVKEMEVLQIRNVSLEDAGEYTCLAGNSIDVSRQSAWLTVYEVPSAQDMIPASSSSPAGLVLCLSSVLLPALLLVFSPSW; encoded by the exons atgatgatgatgatgatgataatgatgatgaagaccatgctgctgctgctgatctCATTACTCCTAACTCAGTCTCTTCAGTCCCCGGGCAGACCAGCCACCCAAGATGAAG CAATGGCGCCCTACTGGACTCATCCTGAGAAGATGAAGAAGCTATACACGGTTCAAACCAGTTATAATGTAATGTTCTATTGCCAGGCCAAAGGTAACCCTACACCAACGCTCAAGTGGCTCAAGAACGGCAAAGAGTTTACGCGAAAAGGAGCTTTTGGG GTTCTAGTGCACATGTGGATCGTCATAATGACGTCGGTGGGACCATCAGACAAAGGCAACTACACCTGCCTGGCGGAAAACAAATATGGCAGCATCAATCACACCTACCAGCTCGATATAGTTG AGCGTTCACCGGACAGGCCAATCCTTCAGGCCGGGTTTCCTGCTAACCGTACAGCAGTGGTGGGTAGTGACGTGGAGTTTGAGTGTAAAGCCTACAGCAGCGATCTTCTGATTCAGATTCACTGGCTGAAACACATCGAGGTGAACGGCAGCAGAGTAGACACTGGTGGATCACGTGTTCGGATCTTGAAG ACGGCAGGCGTCAACACCACAGTTAAGGAGATGGAGGTACTTCAGATCAGGAATGTGTCTTTAGAGGATGCTGGAGAGTACACCTGCTTGGCTGGGAACTCTATCGACGTCTCCCGCCAGTCTGCGTGGTTGACTGTCTATGAAG TGCCCAGTGCCCAGGACATGATTCCAGCATCATCCTCCAGTCCAGCTGGGCTGGTCCTATGCTTGTCTTCTGTACTGTTACCTGCCCTGTTACTGGTGTTTTCCCCCTCATGGTAG
- the LOC137027349 gene encoding fibroblast growth factor receptor 1-A-like isoform X3 codes for MAPYWTHPEKMKKLYTVQTSYNVMFYCQAKGNPTPTLKWLKNGKEFTRKGAFGVLVHMWIVIMTSVGPSDKGNYTCLAENKYGSINHTYQLDIVERSPDRPILQAGFPANRTAVVGSDVEFECKAYSSDLLIQIHWLKHIEVNGSRVDTGGSRVRILKTAGVNTTVKEMEVLQIRNVSLEDAGEYTCLAGNSIDVSRQSAWLTVYEVPSAQDMIPASSSSPAGLVLCLSSVLLPALLLVFSPSW; via the exons ATGGCGCCCTACTGGACTCATCCTGAGAAGATGAAGAAGCTATACACGGTTCAAACCAGTTATAATGTAATGTTCTATTGCCAGGCCAAAGGTAACCCTACACCAACGCTCAAGTGGCTCAAGAACGGCAAAGAGTTTACGCGAAAAGGAGCTTTTGGG GTTCTAGTGCACATGTGGATCGTCATAATGACGTCGGTGGGACCATCAGACAAAGGCAACTACACCTGCCTGGCGGAAAACAAATATGGCAGCATCAATCACACCTACCAGCTCGATATAGTTG AGCGTTCACCGGACAGGCCAATCCTTCAGGCCGGGTTTCCTGCTAACCGTACAGCAGTGGTGGGTAGTGACGTGGAGTTTGAGTGTAAAGCCTACAGCAGCGATCTTCTGATTCAGATTCACTGGCTGAAACACATCGAGGTGAACGGCAGCAGAGTAGACACTGGTGGATCACGTGTTCGGATCTTGAAG ACGGCAGGCGTCAACACCACAGTTAAGGAGATGGAGGTACTTCAGATCAGGAATGTGTCTTTAGAGGATGCTGGAGAGTACACCTGCTTGGCTGGGAACTCTATCGACGTCTCCCGCCAGTCTGCGTGGTTGACTGTCTATGAAG TGCCCAGTGCCCAGGACATGATTCCAGCATCATCCTCCAGTCCAGCTGGGCTGGTCCTATGCTTGTCTTCTGTACTGTTACCTGCCCTGTTACTGGTGTTTTCCCCCTCATGGTAG